One segment of Marinobacter sediminum DNA contains the following:
- a CDS encoding S-(hydroxymethyl)glutathione dehydrogenase/class III alcohol dehydrogenase produces the protein MIKSRAAVAFAPNKPLEVVEVDVAPPKKGEVLVRIVATGVCHTDAYTLSGADSEGNFPAILGHEGGGVVEAVGEGVTSLEVGDHVIPLYTAECGTCKFCTSGKTNLCSSVRETQGKGVMPDGTSRFSYKGEPIYHYMGCSTFSEFTVLPEVSLAKIPKEAPLDKVCLLGCGVTTGIGAVLNTAKVEEGATVAIFGLGGIGLAAIIGAKMAKAGRIIGVDINPGKFDIAKQLGATDVVNPNDYDKPIQEVIVEMTDGGADYTFECVGNVKLMRAALEACHKGWGESTIIGVAGAGEEISTRPFQLVTGRVWRGSAFGGVKGRTELPGYVEKAEKGEIPLDVFITHEMPLEDINKAFDLMHEGKSIRTVIHF, from the coding sequence GTGATCAAATCCCGTGCCGCGGTGGCGTTTGCCCCCAACAAACCGCTGGAAGTTGTCGAAGTTGATGTTGCCCCGCCGAAAAAAGGTGAGGTCCTGGTGCGCATAGTCGCGACCGGTGTCTGCCATACCGATGCCTATACCCTTTCTGGAGCCGACTCTGAAGGCAACTTCCCGGCGATCCTGGGCCACGAAGGTGGTGGTGTTGTTGAGGCCGTGGGTGAAGGCGTAACGTCGCTGGAAGTCGGCGACCACGTAATCCCGCTGTATACCGCAGAGTGTGGCACCTGCAAATTCTGCACGTCTGGCAAAACCAATCTGTGTAGCTCGGTGCGGGAAACCCAGGGCAAGGGCGTGATGCCGGACGGCACCAGCCGCTTCAGCTACAAGGGTGAACCCATCTATCACTACATGGGGTGCTCTACCTTTTCCGAATTCACTGTGCTGCCCGAAGTATCTCTCGCCAAGATCCCCAAGGAAGCCCCCCTGGACAAGGTCTGTCTGCTCGGTTGCGGTGTTACCACCGGCATCGGCGCGGTGCTGAATACGGCAAAGGTTGAAGAGGGTGCAACCGTCGCTATCTTCGGTCTGGGTGGCATCGGCCTGGCCGCCATCATCGGTGCCAAGATGGCCAAAGCCGGCCGGATCATCGGCGTCGACATCAACCCGGGCAAATTCGACATTGCCAAACAGCTGGGTGCCACCGATGTGGTCAATCCCAACGACTACGACAAGCCGATTCAGGAAGTGATTGTCGAGATGACCGACGGCGGTGCCGACTACACCTTCGAGTGCGTGGGCAATGTGAAACTGATGCGTGCGGCGCTTGAGGCATGTCACAAGGGCTGGGGCGAATCCACCATCATCGGTGTTGCCGGTGCCGGGGAGGAAATCAGCACCCGTCCGTTCCAGCTGGTCACCGGTCGGGTCTGGCGTGGTTCAGCCTTCGGTGGTGTGAAAGGCCGTACCGAACTGCCGGGCTACGTGGAAAAAGCCGAGAAAGGTGAGATTCCGCTGGATGTGTTCATTACCCACGAAATGCCGCTGGAAGACATCAACAAGGCGTTTGACCTGATGCACGAGGGTAAGAGCATTCGGACGGTTATCCACTTCTGA
- a CDS encoding peptidoglycan -binding protein, with the protein MIGSKRRSRSSTNVWPGYVDALSALLMLVIFMLLVYVVSQLYLSQTLSDRNSELARLNQRLNEISQLLGLEQSKSEALEQQLSAGQNRNNELQQRLEVTRNQLMQQTATAEAQSERLANLTEAASEKDELSASQQSMILRLSNQIASLQEQLRQITKALKLQEQLTAEKEGELENVSRRLNTLLAERVNQLEQYQSEFFSRLRDILATNENIRVVGDRFLLPSELLFASGSAQLGADGKGELDKLAQVLLDVVDSIPDDLDWILRIDGHTDLIPINTPQFPSNWELSTARAVAVVRYLAEQGVPERRMVAAGFGEFFPVADGTSPEALQKNRRIELKLTDR; encoded by the coding sequence ATGATCGGATCCAAGCGCCGCAGTCGCAGCAGCACCAATGTCTGGCCGGGTTACGTGGATGCTTTATCGGCATTGCTGATGCTGGTGATCTTCATGCTTCTGGTGTACGTCGTCAGTCAGCTTTACCTGTCCCAGACACTGTCAGACCGAAACTCCGAACTGGCCCGCCTGAACCAGCGCCTGAATGAGATCTCGCAATTACTGGGACTGGAGCAAAGTAAATCCGAGGCACTGGAGCAACAGCTCAGCGCAGGTCAGAACCGCAATAATGAGTTGCAACAACGGCTGGAAGTCACCCGCAACCAGTTAATGCAGCAAACAGCCACAGCGGAGGCCCAGTCCGAGCGGCTGGCAAATTTGACCGAAGCGGCGTCGGAGAAGGACGAACTATCCGCCAGCCAGCAGTCCATGATCCTGCGGCTGTCCAACCAGATTGCCTCGCTCCAGGAGCAACTGAGGCAGATCACCAAGGCCCTGAAACTACAGGAACAGCTAACGGCGGAGAAAGAAGGTGAACTGGAGAATGTCAGCCGCCGCCTCAACACCCTGCTGGCCGAACGGGTCAATCAACTGGAACAATACCAGTCTGAATTCTTTTCCCGGCTACGGGATATTCTGGCTACCAATGAGAACATCCGTGTTGTTGGCGATCGTTTCCTGCTGCCCTCGGAATTGCTGTTTGCTTCCGGTTCGGCACAGCTCGGGGCTGACGGCAAAGGAGAACTCGACAAGCTGGCTCAAGTGCTGCTGGATGTAGTGGACTCCATTCCCGACGATCTTGACTGGATTCTGCGGATCGACGGTCACACCGACCTGATCCCGATTAACACACCACAATTCCCGTCCAACTGGGAGCTTTCAACAGCCCGGGCGGTGGCGGTGGTCCGCTACCTGGCGGAACAGGGTGTGCCCGAGCGGCGCATGGTTGCCGCCGGCTTTGGTGAATTCTTCCCGGTCGCCGATGGTACGTCGCCAGAAGCCCTTCAGAAAAACCGGAGAATCGAATTGAAGCTTACGGACCGATAG
- a CDS encoding flagellar motor protein MotA, which yields MSNPKHTLFWMTIFLAVVAVVGVLIHKPLMTAFMANWVFNLLIVGVLIVGIGLTYRQVFVLFPELRWIAQFRTGHSGLSVLQEPRLLKPLARQLGEESKRDRFKLSTLSLRTVLDGIHSRMDEQREITRYFISLLVFLGLLGTFWGLLGTINAVGEVITNLDMGQGDFGKVFADLQAGLLSPLQGMGTAFSSSLLGLGGSLILGFLDIQAGHAQNRFYDGLEEWLTGVTNLLDTVDEGSSQSVAVREDMTELLEENERLKNQLAGKE from the coding sequence ATGAGCAATCCGAAGCACACACTTTTCTGGATGACAATTTTCCTGGCGGTCGTCGCTGTCGTAGGCGTGCTGATCCACAAGCCGCTGATGACTGCGTTCATGGCCAACTGGGTATTTAACCTGCTGATTGTCGGGGTCCTGATCGTCGGCATCGGGCTAACTTACCGTCAGGTTTTCGTGCTCTTCCCGGAGTTGCGCTGGATTGCCCAGTTCCGAACCGGGCACTCCGGACTCTCGGTTCTGCAGGAACCACGTCTGCTCAAGCCCCTTGCTCGTCAGCTCGGGGAAGAGTCCAAGCGCGACCGTTTCAAGCTTTCTACCCTCTCCTTGCGAACGGTTCTGGACGGCATTCACTCACGAATGGACGAACAGCGGGAAATTACCCGTTATTTCATTAGCCTGCTGGTGTTTCTCGGGTTGCTGGGCACCTTCTGGGGGCTATTGGGCACAATCAATGCCGTTGGCGAAGTCATTACCAATCTGGATATGGGCCAGGGCGACTTCGGCAAGGTGTTTGCCGATCTTCAGGCCGGGCTGTTATCACCGTTGCAGGGTATGGGCACGGCATTCAGCTCCTCCCTCCTGGGTCTCGGCGGTTCGCTTATTCTGGGCTTTCTCGATATCCAGGCGGGCCACGCCCAGAACCGCTTTTATGACGGCCTGGAAGAGTGGCTCACCGGTGTAACCAACCTCCTCGACACCGTCGACGAAGGCAGCAGCCAGTCAGTGGCCGTCCGCGAAGACATGACTGAGCTACTGGAAGAGAACGAACGGCTGAAGAATCAACTTGCGGGCAAGGAATAA